A DNA window from Alligator mississippiensis isolate rAllMis1 chromosome 11, rAllMis1, whole genome shotgun sequence contains the following coding sequences:
- the RORA gene encoding nuclear receptor ROR-alpha isoform X2, translated as MMCVVLAAMKAQIEIIPCKICGDKSSGIHYGVITCEGCKGFFRRSQQSNATYSCPRQKNCLIDRTSRNRCQHCRLQKCLAVGMSRDAVKFGRMSKKQRDSLYAEVQKHRMQQQQRDHQQQPGEAEPLTPTYNITTNGLTELHDDLSNYIDGHTPEGSKADSAVSSFYLDIQPSPDQSGLDINGIKPEPICDYTPASGFFPYCSFTNGETSPTVSMAELEHLAQNISKSHMETCQYLREELQQITWQTFLQEEIENYQNKQREVMWQLCAVKITEAIQYVVEFAKRIDGFMELCQNDQIVLLKAGSLEVVFIRMCRAFDSQNNTVYFDGKYASPDVFKSLGCEDFISFVFEFGKSLCSMHLTEDEIALFSAFVLMSADRSWLQEKVKIEKLQQKIQLALQHVLQKNHREDGILTKLICKVSTLRALCGRHTEKLMAFKAIYPDIVRLHFPPLYKELFTSEFEPAMQLDG; from the exons CTCAAATTGAAATTATTCCATGCAAGATCTGTGGAGACAAATCATCAGGAATCCATTATGGTGTCATTACATGTGAAGGCTGCAag GGCTTTTTCAGGAGGAGTCAGCAAAGCAATGCCACGTACTCCTGTCCTCGTCAGAAGAACTGCTTGATTGACCGAACTAGTAGAAACCGTTGCCAACACTGTCGATTACAGAAATGTCTTGCGGTGGGGATGTCTCGAGATG CTGTAAAATTTGGTCGAATGTCAAAGAAGCAGAGGGACAGCTTGTACGCAGAGGTTCAGAAACATCGAATGCAGCAGCAACAGCGAGATCACCAGCAGCAACCTGGAGAAGCAGAACCACTAACACCAACGTACAATATCACCACCAATGGGCTAACAGAGCTACACGATGACCTCAGTAATTACATTGATGGGCATACCCCAGAAGGTAGCAAAGCAGACTCTGCCGTTAGCAGCTTCTACTTAGACATACAACCTTCTCCAGATCAGTCGGGGCTTGATATTAATGGAATCAAACCAGAACCAATATGTGACTACACACCAGCATCGGGCTTCTTCCCTTATTGTTCTTTTACAAATGGGGAGACCTCTCCAACTGTTTCCATGGCAGAATTAG aACATCTTGCACAGAATATTTCTAAGTCACACATGGAAACTTGTCAATACTTGAGAGAGGAGCTACAGCAGATAACATGGCAAACTTTTCTACAGGAAGAAATAGAGAACTACCAAAACAAG CAGAGGGAGGTTATGTGGCAGTTATGTGCAGTCAAAATAACAGAAGCTATCCAGTATGTGGTGGAATTCGCCAAACGCATTGATGGCTTTATGGAACTGTGTCAAAATGATCAAATTGTGCTTTTAAAAGCAG GATCTTTAGAGGTTGTGTTTATCAGAATGTGTCGTGCCTTTGACTCCCAGAACAACACAGTATATTTTGATGGCAAGTATGCTAGCCCAGATGTTTTCAAATCATTAG GTTGTGAAGACTTCATTAGTTTTGTGTTTGAATTTGGAAAGAGTTTATGTTCTATGCACCTGACAGAAGATGAAATAGCTTTGTTTTCTGCATttgttttaatgtctgcag ATCGTTCATGGCTTCAGGAGAAGGTAAAAATTGAAAAACTCCAACAGAAGATTCAGCTTGCCCTTCAGCACGTCCTGCAGAAGAATCATCGAGAAGATGGAATCTTAACAAAG ttaaTATGCAAAGTGTCTACTTTGAGAGCACTGTGTGGACGGCATACAGAAAAGCTTATGGCATTTAAAGCAATATACCCAGACATTGTGCGACTTCATTTTCCTCCATTGTACAAGGAGTTGTTCACTTCAGAATTTGAGCCAGCGATGCAACTTGATGGGTAA